From one Salmo salar chromosome ssa09, Ssal_v3.1, whole genome shotgun sequence genomic stretch:
- the LOC106613110 gene encoding collagenase 3 has translation MPPRQDKMEITYLLLLVVVAQSFAMPLSSLEETDKWLLAEKYLRRFYNLRAGLQGTKTHRSSDAMHAKIREMQSFFNLQMTGSLDANTLELMSKARCGVPDVGEYNHFPRHLKWQNTNVTFRIVNYTPDLKKADVDRAIHNAFNIWADVTPLTFKKLHEGMADIMISFGTKEHGDFNPFDGPDGLLAHAYPPGRDIGGDTHFDEDEHWSKDSDAYNLFLVATHEFGHALGLSHSTDPGALMYPVYSYSQGYPLSEDDITGIQALYGPNPRHRKVKPKPDAPNKCDPMLNFDAVTELRGETIIFKDRFYWRLHPQFAEPEQTLIKSTWPSLPNKVDAAYEYPEKDMVFIFSGIRMWALNGYNLVEGYPKYIHKLGLPKTVRTVDAAVYIPDTGKTLLFSEEHYWSYDEKTNTMDSGFPRSIEMDFPGMAEEVDAAVYQYGYLHFFHEHTQFEYSYSARKVIQIVRTNSFLNC, from the exons ATGCCACCAAGACAAGACAAGATGGAAATCACATATTTACTGCTCCTTGTGGTGGTTGCTCAGTCATTTGCTATGCCTCTGTCATCGCTGGAGGAGACTGATAAGTGGCTATTAGCTGAG AAATACCTTCGCAGGTTCTACAACCTTCGAGCTGGACTTCAGGGAACAAAGACCCACAGGTCTTCAGATGCCATGCATGCTAAGATCAGGGAGATGCAGTCCTTCTTCAACCTCCAGATGACGGGGAGCCTGGACGCTAACACCCTGGAGCTGATGAGCAAGGCCAGGTGTGGTGTCCCTGACGTGGGGGAATACAATCACTTCCCCCGACACCTCAAATGGCAGAATACCAATGTGACCTTCAG AATAGTGAATTATACTCCTGATCTGAAGAAGGCTGATGTGGACAGAGCTATCCATAACGCCTTCAACATCTGGGCTGACGTCACTCCTTTGACCTTCAAGAAACTGCATGAGGGGATGGCTGACATCATGATTTCATTTGGGACAAAAG AACATGGAGACTTCAACCCCTTTGACGGCCCTGACGGTCTCTTAGCCCATGCCTATCCCCCTGGCAGAGACATTGGAGGAGACACACACTTTGATGAAGATGAACACTGGTCAAAAGACTCAGATG CCTACAACCTTTTCCTGGTGGCCACCCATGAGTTTGGCCATGCCCTTGGCTTGTCCCATTCTACTGATCCTGGGGCTCTGATGTACCCAGTCTACTCCTATAGCCAGGGTTACCCACTGTCTGAAGATGATATCACCGGCATTCAAGCTCTTTATG GCCCGAACCCCAGGCACAGGAAAGTGAAGCCCAagccagatgccccaaacaaatgTGATCCCATGTTGAATTTTGATGCTGTTACTGAGCTCAGAGGAGAAACAATCATCTTCAAAGACAG GTTTTACTGGCGTCTCCATCCCCAGTTTGCAGAACCTGAGCAAACCCTGATCAAATCCACCTGGCCCTCCCTCCCCAACAAAGTGGATGCTGCTTATGAGTACCCTGAGAAAGACATGGTCTTCATATTCAGTG GTATTAGAATGTGGGCCCTGAATGGCTATAACCTGGTGGAGGGCTACCCCAAATACATCCATAAACTGGGACTCCCCAAGACCGTGAGGACGGTGGATGCTGCTGTGTACATCCCAGACACCGGCAAGACCCTTCTGTTCTCTGAGGAGCATTACTGGAG TTATGATGAGAAGACTAACACAATGGACAGCGGCTTTCCAAGATCCATTGAGATGGATTTCCCTGGAATGGCAGAGGAGGTGGATGCTGCCGTATATCAATATG GATATTTGCATTTCTTCCACGAACACACACAATTTGAATACAGCTACAGTGCAAGGAAGGTCATTCAGATTGTTAGGACAAACTCTTTTCTCAACTGCTGA